The following coding sequences are from one Thermoplasmatales archaeon window:
- a CDS encoding HK97 gp10 family phage protein — translation MIAAKIIGFEKLQKTLNSITEEENIDALLKEVAFFIEKEAKRICPVDTGRLRSSITTEKIDKLAYAVGTNVEYAPYVEFGTYKMMAQPYLRPAMQEARMKFSQFKFRIGV, via the coding sequence ATGATTGCAGCTAAAATCATTGGATTTGAAAAATTGCAAAAAACATTAAATTCAATAACTGAAGAAGAAAATATAGATGCATTGCTCAAGGAAGTTGCATTCTTCATTGAAAAAGAAGCTAAAAGAATATGCCCGGTAGATACGGGCAGGCTTAGAAGCTCAATTACAACAGAAAAAATAGATAAACTCGCATATGCAGTTGGGACAAATGTTGAATATGCTCCATATGTTGAATTTGGCACATATAAAATGATGGCACAACCATATCTACGCCCGGCGATGCAGGAGGCAAGAATGAAATTTAGCCAATTTAAGTTTAGAATAGGAGTTTAG
- a CDS encoding DUF1073 domain-containing protein, which yields MKLNIFRKKEAGFLKKRKEFKKTISTATNYFSTIQKEGISDRDKELAFRRDPLIFKGITKKAEDIFREGWDIIKAVEETDADKEIRKKIYDFNQRTNLKEKLKLLAINTLIYGDGFLELDDGGDNPEMELEEGGLKNIHIIYPPAMKLRINKSGDVEAYEYDYNGIHINFHPTRIIHCKFYTYGEGHYGVSVIEVAYNNLLAKMNADVAVGEILYMTGKPFPILKKNTTATEQEMEDAENIIKNLNPRSGIVLDGDWNFDLKSPSVINTYPFNENFYINLAAALRMPHMILLGVQKGTVTGSEVDLADYYKDIKNLQEIIFTPILKRIYKAYLSNFDFNIWWLPLFTNEREEAEIFEIKCRCARILWEIGYPSDLIYETIENLYFDTARLKEVEEGIEAVEKKLHEKLHIEKATEKDKNIVDKLRLKEWERERKIAEELGY from the coding sequence ATGAAGTTGAATATATTCAGGAAAAAAGAGGCTGGGTTTTTGAAAAAAAGAAAGGAATTCAAGAAAACAATTTCAACAGCAACAAATTATTTCAGCACAATACAAAAAGAAGGAATAAGCGATAGAGATAAGGAGCTTGCATTCAGGCGAGACCCATTGATATTTAAAGGAATAACAAAAAAGGCAGAGGATATTTTTAGAGAGGGCTGGGATATAATAAAGGCAGTAGAAGAAACAGATGCAGATAAGGAAATAAGAAAAAAGATATATGATTTCAATCAAAGAACCAATCTAAAAGAGAAATTGAAACTTCTGGCAATAAACACGCTGATTTATGGGGATGGCTTCCTTGAGCTTGATGACGGCGGCGATAATCCAGAAATGGAGCTTGAAGAAGGAGGGCTTAAAAATATACACATAATTTACCCACCAGCAATGAAGCTAAGAATAAATAAATCAGGCGATGTTGAAGCATATGAATATGATTATAATGGTATTCATATAAATTTTCATCCGACACGCATAATACATTGCAAATTCTATACATATGGCGAAGGGCATTATGGAGTTAGTGTTATAGAGGTTGCTTACAACAATTTACTTGCAAAAATGAATGCAGATGTTGCTGTAGGAGAAATATTATATATGACAGGAAAGCCATTTCCTATATTAAAGAAAAATACAACAGCAACTGAGCAAGAAATGGAGGATGCTGAAAATATTATAAAAAATTTAAACCCAAGAAGCGGAATAGTGCTTGATGGGGATTGGAATTTTGATTTAAAAAGCCCCAGCGTAATTAATACATATCCTTTCAATGAAAATTTTTACATTAACTTGGCGGCGGCTTTGAGGATGCCGCACATGATTTTGTTAGGTGTGCAGAAAGGGACAGTAACAGGAAGTGAAGTTGATTTAGCGGATTATTACAAAGATATTAAGAATTTGCAAGAAATAATATTTACTCCCATATTAAAAAGAATTTATAAGGCATATCTTTCTAATTTTGATTTCAATATTTGGTGGTTGCCACTTTTCACAAATGAAAGAGAGGAAGCAGAAATATTTGAAATAAAATGCAGATGTGCCAGAATTCTATGGGAAATTGGTTATCCAAGCGATTTGATATATGAGACTATTGAAAATCTTTATTTTGACACAGCAAGATTAAAAGAAGTTGAGGAAGGAATTGAGGCAGTTGAGAAGAAATTGCATGAAAAATTGCATATAGAAAAAGCAACAGAAAAAGATAAAAACATAGTTGATAAGCTCAGGCTAAAAGAATGGGAGAGAGAAAGAAAAATTGCAGAAGAATTAGGATATTGA
- a CDS encoding minor capsid protein: MKKEPTKTAGIRNNFTKELKRVFAKRFSRLKKKLEVIYNFQKIALKKSIKNLSIDDYFYYIDVEFSEEFEREIRAITSKYIEQGYKKGWLSAAAELKKAGIDISNYTFTTRDLEAIEILQGNGFSLAKGLGDECIKRLKSKLSELYLRGASIQEISKEIRKIEDMSKYRADMIARTETIRAYNEAAVNQYKENEISKWIWVTAFDERTCDECAALDGTEHDYNDERPPAHPLCRCAVAPAI; the protein is encoded by the coding sequence ATGAAGAAAGAGCCAACCAAAACCGCAGGGATAAGAAACAACTTTACAAAGGAATTAAAAAGAGTATTTGCAAAGCGATTTTCAAGGTTAAAAAAGAAGCTTGAGGTAATATACAATTTTCAGAAGATAGCATTGAAAAAATCAATAAAAAACTTAAGCATAGATGATTACTTTTATTATATAGATGTTGAATTTTCAGAAGAATTTGAAAGGGAAATAAGGGCAATTACATCAAAATATATTGAGCAAGGATATAAAAAAGGATGGCTTTCAGCGGCGGCAGAATTGAAAAAAGCAGGTATTGATATTTCAAATTATACTTTTACAACCCGAGATTTAGAAGCAATTGAAATTTTACAAGGAAATGGATTTTCTTTGGCTAAAGGATTAGGCGATGAATGCATAAAAAGATTAAAATCAAAATTATCAGAATTGTATTTAAGGGGTGCATCTATACAGGAAATCAGTAAAGAAATAAGAAAAATTGAGGATATGAGCAAATACAGGGCGGATATGATAGCAAGAACAGAAACAATAAGAGCCTATAATGAGGCAGCGGTAAATCAATATAAAGAAAATGAGATTTCAAAATGGATATGGGTAACAGCTTTTGATGAAAGAACTTGCGATGAATGCGCAGCATTGGATGGCACGGAACATGATTACAATGATGAACGCCCGCCAGCCCATCCATTATGCCGCTGTGCGGTTGCCCCAGCAATTTAA
- a CDS encoding DUF2213 domain-containing protein: MKELKFFSCNLKENKESKEVDEAIALVGDKIFNGIYIPSEEIAKSYASIIGKPLNLDHSDKVEDEIGFIKDAEFKNNELKVSLVLVEDAVKYNVAKGFIKLRQLAGVPAEVSVGVWMDINEEKVNGELIKVGRNLEFDHLALVTRGACSPADGCGIGCSIDNQIVAEVCSSGYGNLNSVTISFNEKGGDMLEITEGKENAEKKEIVEEKEKVEFGVVPDNPEKYDKVEDEAWEAPQLKDFTDKSWEELTNEEKKEIASCFAWMPKNPPDRFTDMKLPHHRAKDKAVVWRGVVAAMAALMGARGGVDIPEEDKKRVYQHLAAHYKEFEKEPPEFGKEVTERCRHEEIIERLEKEIMRLNDLLREKEKEIENLKNKSKRLSISIDSNIDNTKEYVRKMLEIMG; this comes from the coding sequence ATGAAGGAATTAAAATTCTTCAGTTGTAATTTAAAAGAAAATAAGGAAAGTAAAGAAGTTGATGAAGCAATTGCTCTTGTGGGGGATAAAATCTTTAATGGAATATATATTCCATCTGAAGAAATTGCAAAATCATATGCTTCAATTATAGGTAAGCCACTAAATTTAGACCATAGCGATAAAGTAGAGGATGAGATTGGTTTTATCAAGGATGCTGAATTCAAAAATAATGAGTTGAAAGTTAGCCTGGTTTTGGTTGAAGATGCAGTAAAATATAATGTTGCTAAAGGCTTCATAAAATTAAGGCAGCTGGCAGGCGTGCCTGCTGAGGTTAGCGTAGGCGTATGGATGGATATAAATGAAGAAAAAGTAAATGGAGAATTAATAAAGGTGGGGCGAAATTTAGAATTTGACCATTTGGCATTAGTTACAAGGGGGGCATGCAGCCCAGCGGATGGCTGCGGCATTGGTTGCAGCATTGATAATCAAATAGTGGCTGAAGTATGCAGTAGCGGATATGGCAATTTAAATTCAGTTACCATAAGTTTTAATGAAAAAGGAGGTGATATGTTGGAAATAACAGAAGGCAAAGAAAATGCAGAAAAGAAAGAAATAGTAGAAGAAAAGGAAAAAGTAGAATTTGGGGTAGTGCCAGATAACCCAGAAAAATATGATAAGGTTGAGGATGAAGCATGGGAAGCACCACAACTAAAAGATTTCACAGATAAAAGCTGGGAAGAATTAACCAATGAAGAAAAGAAAGAAATTGCTTCATGCTTTGCATGGATGCCGAAGAACCCGCCTGATAGATTTACAGATATGAAATTGCCACATCATAGAGCAAAGGATAAGGCGGTGGTATGGCGTGGCGTGGTTGCAGCGATGGCGGCATTGATGGGGGCAAGAGGTGGGGTTGATATTCCAGAAGAAGATAAGAAAAGAGTATATCAGCATTTGGCAGCTCATTATAAGGAATTTGAAAAAGAGCCACCAGAATTTGGAAAGGAAGTTACAGAAAGATGCAGGCATGAAGAAATAATTGAAAGGCTTGAAAAAGAAATAATGAGGTTGAATGATTTGTTAAGAGAAAAAGAAAAAGAAATTGAAAATTTAAAAAATAAGAGTAAAAGGCTATCTATTTCAATAGATAGCAATATTGATAATACAAAAGAATATGTTAGAAAAATGTTGGAAATAATGGGGTGA